One Pomacea canaliculata isolate SZHN2017 linkage group LG1, ASM307304v1, whole genome shotgun sequence genomic window, TTACATGCTGCTGACAACATGCTTAGTATAGGCTCAGTGGGTGTAAGTGTGCCTATATGTATGTTCACAAATGTCTTCATAAACTTCTATAGACTGttacaaagaatgaaaacataatCTAAAAGCCTCTGGACAGCCCTTACCATGTTCTGACATCTAGCCCCTGCAGCAATATCAGGATCAGCTGCACAGACATTTAAATAAGActcaaattaaaagaagaaaaaataacaccTTTAGATGGACATTTACGTCACCATTCAACAAAGCTTAATTATtgcattataatattaattttaatcattataatatataattaattattatagGCAACCACATGACAGAATATTAAACATAACTGCTGACTGGTCAAATGACTTGTCAAGTGTCATTCTAATCAACCACTGCACATTTATAAGGCCTAGTTTGCACACATGTgcctgcatgcatgcacacccaaccatccccccccccctcacaaaTACATAGgtgcacacatacatgttcTCTCACATaactaaacaaaatttcatctAGAGATGTCATCAAATAACAAAATCACATTGTgtagcaatgtttttttttttaagttttacggGTTAACCATTGTATATAGAATTTAGACATTATATGagaaatctgcttttttttttcttaggtaaAGAGTGCTAATACACATGCTGCAACCAAAAAAAGGAGAGCTGTCTTTTAATTTCAATTGTAAGTTCTTTAGTACTGGCAGAGCTTTGTTTAAGATCTTCACCTCCATGTTCCAGCAGAAGCTTAAGACACTTAAGACTGTTGTTAGAAACTGCAGTGTAAGTGGCTGTGCGGCCACAGGAATCACAGGAGTTGATGTTGTCAATTTCATCTCCATCCAACAGACATTCCAAGAAATCCACATTGTCATAAAGTACTGCCTGCTGTACCATCTGCCCACGCCAGCCATCACAGATTACGCCATCACCCATTACTTGATCAGGTGAGTGTTATCCTGAAGATAGTTACAAACTAAAATTGCTGAGTTTTCCATAcacttaatttttgttgttattaatacCATTAAGCTAATGATTAGGTTCTTATACATCAAGCATATACTGTTATAGTATGTATTTATACTAAAGCCATTATCTCCTTATTCCTCTCCAAACTATATCAGACAGATTATTAATAATGATTATGatcagaagaaataaagtcCAAAATGACTTTCTAGAATAATGGTGGGCTGGGGAGGGAAGTGGTCAAAATCTAAATAACCtctgtttattaatttactaatttattaGTAGGGTTTGCCTACTTTATTAGTGCAAAATTACAGCTAGAGAATTTGTAAggttattaaagaaaaatttagaGAACGTTAATTTAAGTAATTTGAGTCTTCATCTTGGGCAGTATACTTAATTTGGTGCCTTCCATAACTACATATCTTCTCGTGACTCATCAAAGTATCATTTGCCTATAGTTTTTGCTTATCATTTTATTGCTCGTTGATGTTTCTCGCGTAAGCGTCTTCTTACATTCTCTTTCCCTTCTTCTACATGCCACATCTGAACCTTTTAAGCTGTTTATTCATGTAAATGTCCACAGGCAGTGTGATTTATCATATCTGCAGtctaaattataaataaaatagtttcacATACTGTTTACAGCGGAAGTACGGTGTCCATTTTATTTCCGATGATTGCCTCCCGTGCTAATCCCGGGACGTACTTCGTGATTTAAACAGTCCTACATTTTCTCTATTAAATCTTCCTAAGGTCTTTCGTTATAAGTTCTGTGCTTCCCTAAATAGCTACATCGTGTGATGCATACACAGACTGAATCGCTCTCAGTGTCCATGTACTTTCACATTCAATGTGTAGGGTTTTTTCCCGGAGGGTAGGGGAGACATATATCATAATGGGCCTTTCCGTTCGGAAAGCACGTCAACCTATAAAATAGATTCTATGTTATATAGCGCAGTGGTTCTCCAAGTATTATTTGGACCTCAGACCACTttatcaaactttaaaaaaaaaacaaaatcggagaaccaccaaggcctaaaatcactttAAACcgttaatttcaaatttgtttcattacaattcaaaacaaaatttataaatgtacTAATTGTGTGACAGTAGTCTATATAGCAagaagtttacataaaattacatacttaaTCGCAAAGTTcttaattaaaatgttgatgcgatgaatgtagttttttttctatgagATATTAAGATGATAAATCTGGATCAATGTTAGAGAGTTTCAATCTCATATGAGATATGTCGATCAGATTCGTATATGTGTTTAACTGCCTGATGTTCAAGAAAATGGAACAGAACATAttgttacaatttttaatgaatatgtttttataaaactaaaGAATTCGAGAATGCCATACTGATAGTCGTTCTCGTATTATCAGGAATACATGAAATATGATTGTGTGTCATTTGTGATGGGACGTATCGCAAGGTGACAGCCAGTGGGTCAATCTGAATGACGCTTTGTATTAACCATCCATCTCCTGCTGCTAAGTCCACAAAATGCACAttttcatttgatatttttgtcaaataCGCAGCAACCATCGACGTCCACTGAAACATAATTTAAGCCATAATAAtaattgtctttcattttttaaaagatgacaaaatgtattgtaaaataagaaattattatttacactttGGGGAGGAATTTGTAACAGCCGATAGCGTCTTGGTAAAATCCATCTTTTCGTAAACAGTTTTGAAGGTGAACTAGTCATTAGAATTGTCcctaattgttttctttttctacgTTGAATTTGACCAGTCTTAACACTAAAAGCAACCAAATTCAACAGCAAACTCCAAAAATACATAACTCACGCAGTTGACCTATTTACAGAAGCGAAAACGGTGTTCTTTGTTATGTATACGCCGCATACGGCGTTTGTTGATTGTTGTGTTAGAACATTAATGTTAGATGGGATATCAAGGGCACATGAGTAAATGAGACACCATTTCATATGCCCAAATACTGCCGAGTACATAAAGAAACTGATAATTACACTCTACCAAGGAAAGTTCACGATGTGTATTTGTTTCACCTAACGTAGCTGACTGAATTCGTTGTTCTTCGACCTGTGGACAATAATTTTGATTGCCTTTCGTCGTCAACTTGGATTCTTCactctatttttaaaaaaataaaatacgagTTTTAGCTGCAGCGTTTATTATGTCCAGCAGTTCTCCAGCTCCTCAGCCAGGCCCCTCGGGAAATCGAGGAACGTCTGTTGCCAGTTCGAGTCAAAATCGTGCGAGACCAAGCACACCTTCGCTTGAAAAAGATACGAAAACCCCACCAAAAATGACGAAAAACTTGAGTACTAGTGCTAGAAGGTAAGCTACAAAGTAAACGTGTTTTCTGTATCAATCTGAATTCATTATAACTTTGCTGCAAACATATCTAGCACATGCAGGTCGCCGAAAGATCTAGATCACACAATAAAAAGCACGCCTAGGCTAATGCTAGTGTTTACGAAGAATAGCTAATTTGCATACTTAATACTTTCGCATGTATTTTcagagggagtgagagagatacTAAGCACAAATCTTGCCCCTGCAGTAGTTACTTGTAAAGTCAAAGATCTTGGTAAAATTCAAAGTCACTGTTATAGTGATATTATCAAGGATTAGACTGTTCCATAATCCGTCGTAGTAGTTTTAGGTAAACGCCAtattgtttctttcattatattgGCTTTACTGTGAGATAAGTGATGGAAAGTACATCAGAATGTTGATTTCGCGACTTGTTAAGATTTTGTGGTAAATCGTTTTGATGTTGCAGACTTCAGAGAGAACTCGCAGAGATAACCTTAGAACcaccaccaaactgcaggtatTTCCTGCTATATTTAAATTGAAGAGTATTATCACCAGTTAAGACCCTAAGGTTGTGAAATTTCAAATACAGtatcaaagaaaagcaaattcaGAATAAATAGCAGTGTCAGAACAGGAAGTTCCAGATATTTTAATCAGCATACTCATCTTTATTTATCATCTCACTCTGAAAATCCTCagctattttttcttattaatttcAAAATGGAGAACTTTGCAAATACAGTTGTAGTTTCATGTATATATCAATCTGCTTTCAGTGCTGGTCCTAAAGGTGACAACTTGTATGAATGGGTGTCAACAATACTTGGTCCAAAAGGTTCAGTGTATGAAGGAGGTGTCTTCTTCTTGGACATACATTTTTCACCAGATTACCCATTTAAACCTCCTAAGGTACTGTTGACCCATcagttatgattttttaaaatccacttGTAATAGTCTTTTTAGCAtcactgaaatgttttctttaaacaaagaCGTACTTGTGCATACATATTTCAGTGCTCTGTTGTGTCGTAACGTAATGATACCTagatttaaaaagtgaaatttttgCACTGAAGTATTTGATGGTGAGATAATGTCTGTAATAGTCACAGTGAAAGATTGCTAACTGTGTGTAAAATATAGCCTTACTTGCTGGCCATACATTTTATGTGGGTAGAAtctgaatgaatttttttttttatgatgatttttttttccagtagaAGGATACTTCTTCATTGgtagtaaaaaattaaaacatgcatAGTACAAACAAACAGTGCAGCACAGAAAATTGCACTTGTAAAGACACTTTTACTGCTGCTTTATATCTTAAATGCCTTGTAcctctttcagtctttttttttttttaagtattaagTAATCTGCTATTTaatgaaattatgtttatattttaataaaattatcctTCTGCTGCTGACAGGTTGTGTTCCGAACACGTATTTATCACTGCAACATTAACAGTCAGGGTGTGATTTGCCTGGATATTTTGAAAGACAATTGGAGTCCAGCACTGACCATATCCAAAGTGCTGCTGTCCGTCTGTTCTCTGCTGACTGACTGCAACCCTCATGATCCTCTTGTGGGCAGCATTGCTCAGCAGTATACTAGCAACAGGGAGGAGCATGATCGCATCGCTAGACAGTGGACCAAGAGATATGCCACATAAGATGGCGTAATTAAGATATTTAACATTATTGGAGTGAgtttgcatgtatgcatgtgtttgtgattgAGGGTGTGATAAGATGATATTCTGCACCTCTTTGAGaacattttctgtcttgaaGCATTTCAAAGCAAAAGTTTCTGATTTGTTTAGTTTCTGTGCAATCACAGTTTGTGCAGTGACAACTGAtctagcatttaaaaaaaaatagatttctTAAAGAATGCACTTATCTTAGTGTAATTTCGGTACTGTTTATTACGTGAAAAGAAAGCAGTCGAGATGTCTTGTTTGTTACCTATAACAGTTATCAGAAACGTGATCCCAGCAATTGACCACttctcatgcatgcacactcgTGTTCTTAACTGCCTAATCTTTGTGATAGCACAGGAAGGATACTGTCTGCTTCACCTACAAACCCACTACCCACCCTCCAGGTGTTTTATATGTTTGCTTCTGTTTGTACGATGGGATTTTCACATTGACAGAGGTTTACCAGAATCttaacaattttgtttcaagtttgaaataagtgttaaaaacctttttttttaatatactagttttaaaatattttaaagaaagcatCTTAATTTTAGAAGTTGCTTAGCTGCCAGTAGTGGCCACAAAATCAAATGGGAAATAacattattcattattaaaaCTTCTAAATAGGTGAAATGGTTTTAAAAGagctttctttagtttatgAAGGTTCAGATATAAACCTAAAAGAAATTGTAGAAATTTTGCCTTTAAGTGATTGTTAACTCAAAGTGATGGTATGTGTGTAAGAAGAGAGATGTACCATGCAAATGTGTGTACCACAGTCATAGATAGGTATTTGTGCATTGCCGAGGCTGGAAGTAGGTGTGAATTTATTCTCAGAAGTGCCTAAATGTTTGCAAGAGGAAGAATGCTTGTCTTTCAAGGGTCATACTAAGAAAGGGCGACCCAAAGTGACAATTCATATGATGAAagactgacaaagaaaacagctgTTGTGAATTTATTTGagaattttttcattttacaggTTAATGTGTGAACACAGTTATGAATGTTTTTTAGTTACACTATGGTGGatagctttttttcaaaatgttgaagaaaattCCAGTGCAGGGTatgagtgcttttttttttcttttctgggtGTGTGAAATAGTTGACAGGTGATCAACTACTGCAGCCTACTTTGTGATCCCTGCATAAATTTGAATCTTTGTCTTCATTGCAAATTACTTAGTTACTTTAAAAAGGCAGAGTGATAGCCTTTGagtacattttttacttttctcattGCTTATTCAGATATTTCAAGAGTCTGTCCTTTTTTGTACTGGAAAAGAAGACTGTCATGTCATAAGGAAGtattataaatttaatttttccatttctttaacTAAGTGATCTGTCAGAATGTTCTAGTACATCTATTGAAGCCACTGTAAGGTGTACActtgtttcatttaaaagtatttgtaaataatgacaagaaaatatcatttaacattttttacattatttgtaaacatccgAAAGCTGAGACCCCCCCCACCACTTTGCTGAAGTTGATAGAAAAACTTTTGCATAAtttctcagttttatttatttggtgttgtagtttttttgaaagacaaaaattagaGCTATTGCTGGCAGTATTTATAAGATGAAGTGTAATGTGGAAGGGAACATCTCAGTTTGTTTCTTAGCATTCCTTTAATATCTTACCATGTGATACAGCAGTATGGGAATTTTGCATGACTAATGTAAAACCTACCTCAGTCCAAATTTCTGTTGTCCACAAGTGTTCTTTGCatagagaaaggaaagagtATTCCATGCTGTAATTAGTTTGGACTATACCTGTCACTATTGCCCATTGTGTCAATTTTGTCAGCTGTCATTTGAACTTAATATCGCATACAAGTCAGCATAAGTGACATAGTCAAAGTTTATGGTATAAGCACACGATAtattcagtttataattttttttttttatgatggcAGTAATTTTCTCATTCATGTTCTTATTTGATTTGGATCTCAGTGCTGTTAATTTCAGTTACTCTGTTGCTTGTAGATCTTCCAGTCTTTTTAAGTAATGCTGAATGGCCCCACCATCTTTTGAGATTTACAGAACACGTTTTTTTAACACCAtatccagggcttctgctaaggataaattctttggggtcccagggaccccttcttcagatttttaaggggtccctattcttcgcccaaatttgaaggggaccccattgacgaaaattgaaggggtcctccgaacttttaatgcgtactgtacgcaattttttttgcgtaagcagaagccctgccatATCCATTAACACCTTAGACCTAGAAATAACCATAACTGAATATGACCTAAACTCTGCCTGTAGCATCCTTTGGTTAAAAAGTAaatcaataaagaaaagatagttGAAAAACTGAATATTGATACCATTGTCAGCAAGAATTTTGTAAATCTGTATTACTATATTCTGATTGAATTGGCAACCAAAAACTTTGTAACTTAAATTAGTTTTCCGGTTCGTATACTTTTGTGCAGAAATGTAACTGCTATTCTGTTACAGTTCTTAACAGATCTCTTAGATTTTTTATGTGAATTCAATAGGATTTTGGTTGtgtatcaattttttttaatggttctGTCAGAATCCTTTTATAGTGTAGTATTGACTACACTGACAGTAATATCCATGATAAACATGACCGCCTTTACTTTGGAATATCAATCTACAGGCTGGTGTTCTTAAATTGTTTCAGTGGGccagtttaaaatttttttgtttccaagAGGAACATTGAAATGGTGTGGCAGAAGACTTTGAAAACAGGATTTCATGTAGCTTATGGATAAGAAGAGTAAAGAACTTCCATATCATTTGACAAAGGGCTTAAGCTTTAATTTTGCTTCTCTTTCTGCCAGTCAGCCAAAAATCCAAATAACTAATTAGACAACTACTTTCATTAATAAGGCCTCATTCTAAAACTAATTGAAAACTGGAACTTTTTCATTTTGACGATAGTTATGCACCTATTCTTTTGAGCAAATGTTCATGTGATGTAACTGCTAATTGTCCACATCTTTGATGCTGCCATTTAGATATCATTTTATGTATTGTAACTTTGTTAACATTCATTTTGTGTGATTAAAAGTGTATGCTTTTCACTATAAGATTTATTATGTCACTTATTGCACGGATAATAGATCTAATTAATCCAGCTTTTGGATCATCATGGTCTGCTTGTCTCCTGCTCTTTTCAGATAGACCACCAGGTTCTCTGGTTCTCTGAGAAACTCAAAGCAGCCAAACAAAAATGGCAGTTAGCAGAACAAGAGTGGAGGAAGTCTGGTCTTAAGATTCATAGATTCACAGATCTTTAGAGAGAACAGAGGTCAAGAGTGTCGCCTTCAGTGCTAAGactaaatattttcaagatCACATTCTGCAGGTGTCCTTTCTCTAGGAACTGTTCTCACTTATAGACATTCTTCTTGTCTCCACTTGgtcttcatttctttccatCAACCATGACCCCAATCAACCCTGATGAAATCAGTAGCGTGAAGTCTGAGCTGGAAACTGCTACTTTTATCCCATCTCTCTTCCCCACCTTTTCTGGATCACTCTTGACATACTTTCAGCCAAACACAATGGATTACATGCAACAACACCATAAAAAGTGAGCTAGATTTGCTGTCCATGGTTCTTACCGGGTGTTAGCTTTTCTAGCCATTACTGACTACACCTTGTTCACTGATCATTGTCTCAAAATGCCTCAGGACAGCCATTAATCATCCACTCCCAAAGAAGTTTGGCATCGATGTTAATGGGCTTTAAAACTACCATCCTATTTCTCACCTAATCTCACCTTTTTCTTCTCCTAGCTGTTAGATCATGTAATCCTTGACCAGCTTAGTGAACACCTTACCATTGTTTTGGCAACCATCCCCATTATAGAACAGACAGCTCTCCCCTGTCTGGCTTGACCTACATGCCACTGACAGCAGTCAAGTTTCAGTGCTTGTCTTTATCTGCTGTGATTGATACACTTTGGCTTGACATTCCTGACACCATGCTTTACATGTTCTGCTAGCCAGCAAGCCTATGCTTGGAAAACTCTCCTTTTACGACTCTGCCAGGCTGTCTAAAAATAGTTTCAGTGAGACACCACATTCAAACGACTTTCAAACACTTCCCAGTCCTTGAACTGTCTCATGGGATCAATGCACCCCATAAGTCTCCTAAATTTTAACATCAAATGTGTGAATATATTTGACACAGTTTTGGTTTCTAAtggcataaattaaaaatgagcAAATAGCAATGCTATAAATTATATCAAGCAAAAATGTATAACATTAGGGCCAGAAAAAATTACACATCTTTCAAACACAAAAGTtgctttaacatttaaatatcacaagactgaaaaaaaaaaaattatcccgTTGAGTCAATCCTCGGAAGCCTTGAATTAGGCCAGTCTCGCTGATGTGACTATACATGACGATGAAGGTGCTAGCGTTCgcttaaaaatagatttttttgtgcatattcGAACAACGTATAACTTGCTTTGATTTGACCATTAACAAGGTTTATTAAATTTATGACTTCATAACAATGGACGCGGTGGCAGATAAACCACGGACCTGTATGCATTCGTGGATAAACGGAAGACTGATGACGCTACGGCACAgctacagtttaaaaaaaaataaattcagagcAATTTGTTTTCAGACCTAATATTTAAAGAAAGTGTCATAAATCAACTATGgcttataagaaaaaataaggacTACAAAATTCATCTTAATGCTTTTTCTCCCAGAAACGAAATAAGTGCAGAACTATTTCAGCTCTGCCTGTAAGGGGAGAGCATTGAATATGAGGACGGTTGCCTACGTGTGACGGGGCAGCAGACGATCACAGCCATAAATCTTATTTTGACACAATGTTAAAAGCTATCATTCTCATCGGTGGGCCTATGAAAGGTATTTAACATTAAATAATACACAAAATGAATGTGGATAATTAGTTTAAAGATAATGCTTCAAGACTTCCGTGTACTGAAGGACATCGTCGATcaacattaataaacaaaagcaatttttaataattttgaagactgtgtaaaattataaaatgaaatatgagaactaaattataataaaagttgatgatcaaataatttttttgactTTGCGTTAAAAGTCAAGTATATTCgctacaaataaaacataatatttattttatataggTTGCTATGTACTGCCAAAATTGTTGTAGTAGTTTATATAATTTCTTGATCCTGAGAACTAACACCacgaggaaaataaatgaacattttatttagtcTTAAATCTTGTTGAGCTGCTGTCACTCTGTGCCGCAAGTTATACATAATTCTAATGGTTAATCACCTAAACTAATACGTACTAGCCACATCGCGGTAATTACCTTTAGCTGGAAATACACGGCCACTCTTGCGCGCACACAGATAATACACATATAATTCCctttaactgtaaacaaatgcttAAACTGTAGCTGTAAgttttagttgtattttttGACGGACATACATTAGGCAAATTATCAtgagttaatttgtttttaaactgataGTACTCAGTATCATTTGTTCcgcatattgaaaaaaattaattagggTCATTATATTAGGtatttaaagaatttaagtACTTTAAGTCATTTAGTAGGAAGTTCTGCTTGTTGCTCctcataaatttgttttaataccTCACTGCTGACTcgatatatgtgtatgtgtgtaggtatgcatgtgcatgcacactatATCATATGCAAGCCCTACACATTGCATCAGCATGTTTAAATGTTCTTCAATTTCTGAACAAACAGGTACCAGATTTAGACCTTTGTCTTTGGAATTGCCCAAACCCTTATTTCCAGTGGCAGGATTTCCTATTATCTATCATCACATCGAATCCTGCTGTAAGGTAAGAAGAGCagaattacaattttaaatgaaaggcaaagctgtaaaatatctttgagGTCTGCCTGAAAAAATTCCAGCTgcattacatttttgtaaactgtttgaTATGTACTTAATTCT contains:
- the LOC112567242 gene encoding ubiquitin-conjugating enzyme E2 E1-like isoform X1; protein product: MSSSSPAPQPGPSGNRGTSVASSSQNRARPSTPSLEKDTKTPPKMTKNLSTSARRLQRELAEITLEPPPNCSAGPKGDNLYEWVSTILGPKGSVYEGGVFFLDIHFSPDYPFKPPKVVFRTRIYHCNINSQGVICLDILKDNWSPALTISKVLLSVCSLLTDCNPHDPLVGSIAQQYTSNREEHDRIARQWTKRYAT
- the LOC112567242 gene encoding ubiquitin-conjugating enzyme E2-24 kDa-like isoform X2, which codes for MSSSSPAPQPGPSGNRGTSVASSSQNRARPSTPSLEKDTKTPPKMTKNLSTSARSAGPKGDNLYEWVSTILGPKGSVYEGGVFFLDIHFSPDYPFKPPKVVFRTRIYHCNINSQGVICLDILKDNWSPALTISKVLLSVCSLLTDCNPHDPLVGSIAQQYTSNREEHDRIARQWTKRYAT